The Stenotrophomonas maltophilia genome includes a region encoding these proteins:
- a CDS encoding MBL fold metallo-hydrolase: MKLWSIRGNSQRLDGGAMFGNAPRALWEKWAAPDELNRIELACRALLASPLEGKTVLFETGIGAFFDPRMRERYGVQESQHVLIDSLREAGFEHEDIDVVVLSHLHFDHAGGLLAAWSEGREPELLFPNATYVVGAQHWQRAMQPHPRDRASFIPELPGLLQASGRLEVVDGEYSKVLGRSVRFSYSDGHTPGLMLAEIVGHAHAGEDAHGGVVFCADLIPGRSWVHVPITMGYDRNAELLIDEKRQFLEDKLARNVHLFFTHDPQVALAQLGRDDKGRFVTLHEQGELKARALG, encoded by the coding sequence ATGAAACTCTGGTCTATTCGTGGAAACTCGCAGCGCCTCGACGGCGGCGCGATGTTCGGCAACGCGCCGCGCGCGTTGTGGGAAAAATGGGCGGCACCGGACGAGCTCAATCGCATCGAGCTGGCCTGCCGTGCGCTGCTTGCCAGCCCGCTGGAAGGCAAGACCGTGCTGTTTGAAACCGGTATCGGGGCGTTCTTCGATCCGCGCATGCGTGAGCGCTATGGCGTGCAGGAAAGCCAGCACGTACTGATCGATTCGCTGCGCGAAGCAGGTTTCGAGCACGAGGACATTGATGTCGTCGTGCTCAGCCACCTGCATTTCGATCATGCCGGTGGCCTGCTGGCGGCATGGAGCGAAGGGCGTGAGCCGGAACTGCTGTTCCCCAATGCGACCTATGTGGTCGGTGCGCAGCATTGGCAGCGCGCCATGCAGCCGCATCCGCGCGACCGTGCCAGCTTCATTCCGGAGCTGCCTGGCCTGCTGCAGGCCAGCGGTCGCCTGGAAGTGGTGGACGGCGAGTATTCGAAGGTTCTGGGTCGCAGCGTTCGCTTCAGCTACAGCGATGGCCACACGCCGGGGTTGATGCTGGCCGAGATCGTCGGCCACGCGCACGCCGGCGAAGATGCGCACGGCGGGGTGGTGTTCTGTGCCGACCTGATCCCGGGGCGCTCATGGGTACACGTGCCGATCACCATGGGCTACGACCGCAATGCCGAGCTCCTGATCGACGAGAAGCGGCAGTTCCTTGAGGACAAGCTGGCGCGCAACGTGCATCTGTTTTTCACCCACGACCCGCAGGTGGCGCTGGCGCAGCTGGGTCGCGATGACAAGGGGCGTTTCGTGACCCTGCACGAGCAGGGTGAACTGAAGGCGCGCGCGCTGGGGTGA
- a CDS encoding ArsR/SmtB family transcription factor, with product MKNRASAATACRGIQIGVLLSHMGKYDPAIQDVFQALADPTRCAIVAALGQGPRTVSTLAEPFEMALPSLMKHLAVLERSGVVRSRKQGRVRTCELVPERLGQAEQWLAAQRVVWAARADRMVEFVETLHRQEQAHGRRRR from the coding sequence GTGAAGAATCGTGCCTCGGCAGCGACCGCTTGCAGGGGCATTCAGATCGGCGTATTACTTAGCCATATGGGTAAGTATGATCCCGCCATTCAAGACGTGTTCCAGGCACTGGCCGACCCCACCCGATGCGCGATCGTGGCGGCGCTGGGGCAGGGGCCGCGCACGGTGTCGACCTTGGCCGAGCCTTTTGAGATGGCCTTGCCCTCGCTGATGAAGCATCTGGCCGTGCTGGAGCGCAGTGGCGTGGTGCGCAGTCGCAAGCAGGGGCGTGTACGCACCTGCGAACTGGTGCCGGAACGGTTGGGCCAGGCCGAGCAATGGCTGGCCGCGCAGCGCGTCGTGTGGGCAGCGCGCGCCGACCGCATGGTCGAGTTTGTCGAAACCCTTCACCGACAGGAGCAGGCCCATGGCCGTAGACGCAGGTAA
- a CDS encoding PsiF family protein gives MKASFLLAAALLVGLPLAANATTPQQQRMADCSAKNKGLKGDAYKTAQSSCLSGHAAEAKPANAQQERMRKCNADAGAKKLAGDARKTFMSSCLKAS, from the coding sequence ATGAAAGCTTCTTTCCTGCTGGCCGCTGCCCTGCTGGTCGGCCTGCCCCTGGCTGCCAATGCCACCACGCCGCAGCAGCAGCGCATGGCCGACTGCTCGGCCAAGAACAAGGGCTTGAAGGGTGACGCCTACAAGACCGCGCAGAGTTCCTGCCTCAGTGGCCACGCTGCCGAAGCCAAGCCGGCCAACGCGCAACAGGAACGCATGCGCAAGTGCAACGCTGACGCGGGTGCCAAGAAGCTGGCCGGTGACGCGCGCAAGACCTTCATGAGCAGCTGCCTGAAGGCGTCGTAG
- the ggt gene encoding gamma-glutamyltransferase: MKTLIVRPLLLLGLLLSPIAWADSPARAERPDGAAIASGHALATQAGIDILAQGGNAFDAAVAVSSTLAVVEPISSGLGGGGFFLLHDAATGKDVMLDARETAPAAATPQAFLDKQGNLDRDRSVNGAWSAGIPGLPAALVELSAKHGKLPLSASLQPAIRIAREGFPVYDRMAKGYASRREVMERYPGTREVYLRNGKPIASGDLFKQPELAQTLERLAAGGFDGFYKGQTGKLLLAGVKQAGGKWTAEELAGYRVKQREPIVFNYNGWKITTAPPPSSGGIALASMLQILEGWDINKMDPAHRTHLVVESMRRAYRDRTFFLGDPDFVQIPQKVLTSKDYAQGLRATIHPEKATPSDLLSGNPTPLEDDETTHFSIIDRDGNRVGATQTVNLLYGSGLIPKGTGVLLNNEMDDFALKPGTPNAFGVMGYEANAPKAGKRMLSSMTPTFMENADKVVVLGTPGGSRIITMVLLGILGYDAGLDAQQVAALPRYHHQWLPDLIEAEDDAFDAATVKQLQAMGHKIDLPGNVAAGGRGSSHVWGNLQTVEWDRKANKLFGGSDPRNPVGSALVVPAR; encoded by the coding sequence ATGAAGACGCTGATCGTCCGACCCCTGCTGCTGCTCGGCCTGCTGCTGAGCCCGATCGCCTGGGCTGACAGCCCGGCCCGTGCCGAACGCCCCGATGGCGCGGCCATTGCCAGTGGCCATGCGCTGGCGACCCAGGCCGGCATCGACATCCTGGCGCAGGGTGGCAATGCCTTCGACGCCGCGGTGGCGGTATCGTCCACGCTGGCGGTGGTCGAGCCGATCAGTTCCGGGCTGGGCGGTGGTGGCTTCTTCCTGCTGCACGACGCGGCCACCGGCAAGGACGTGATGCTGGACGCGCGCGAGACCGCGCCGGCCGCGGCAACGCCGCAGGCCTTCCTCGACAAGCAGGGCAACCTCGACCGTGACCGCTCGGTCAACGGTGCGTGGTCGGCCGGTATTCCGGGCCTGCCTGCGGCGCTGGTCGAGCTGTCGGCCAAGCACGGCAAGCTGCCGCTGTCTGCATCGCTGCAGCCGGCGATCCGCATCGCGCGCGAAGGCTTCCCGGTCTACGACCGCATGGCCAAGGGCTATGCCTCTCGCCGTGAGGTGATGGAGCGCTATCCCGGCACCCGTGAGGTCTACCTGCGCAACGGCAAGCCGATCGCCAGCGGTGACCTGTTCAAGCAGCCGGAGCTGGCACAGACGCTGGAGCGCTTGGCCGCAGGTGGCTTCGATGGCTTCTACAAGGGCCAGACCGGAAAGCTGTTGCTGGCCGGCGTGAAGCAGGCCGGCGGCAAGTGGACCGCTGAAGAGCTGGCCGGCTATCGCGTGAAGCAGCGCGAACCGATCGTGTTCAACTACAACGGCTGGAAGATCACCACCGCGCCGCCGCCGTCGTCCGGTGGCATCGCGCTGGCCAGCATGCTGCAGATCCTGGAAGGCTGGGACATCAACAAGATGGACCCGGCGCACCGCACCCACCTGGTGGTGGAGTCGATGCGCCGTGCCTACCGCGACCGCACCTTCTTCCTCGGCGATCCGGACTTCGTGCAGATCCCGCAGAAGGTGCTGACCAGCAAGGACTACGCACAGGGCCTGCGGGCGACCATCCATCCGGAGAAGGCCACGCCCAGCGACCTGCTGTCGGGCAACCCGACCCCGCTGGAAGACGACGAGACCACGCACTTCTCGATCATCGACCGTGACGGCAACCGGGTCGGCGCGACCCAGACCGTCAACCTGCTGTACGGCTCGGGGCTGATTCCGAAGGGCACCGGCGTGCTGCTGAACAACGAGATGGACGACTTCGCGCTGAAGCCGGGCACGCCCAACGCGTTCGGCGTGATGGGCTACGAGGCCAATGCGCCGAAGGCGGGCAAGCGCATGCTCAGCTCGATGACCCCGACCTTCATGGAGAACGCCGACAAGGTGGTGGTGCTGGGCACCCCGGGTGGCAGCCGCATCATCACCATGGTGCTGCTGGGTATCCTCGGCTACGACGCCGGCCTGGACGCGCAGCAGGTTGCCGCGCTGCCGCGCTACCACCACCAGTGGTTGCCGGACCTGATCGAAGCCGAGGACGATGCATTCGACGCGGCCACGGTGAAGCAGCTGCAGGCGATGGGTCACAAGATCGACCTGCCGGGCAATGTGGCCGCCGGGGGCCGCGGGTCCAGCCACGTGTGGGGCAACCTGCAGACCGTGGAATGGGACCGGAAGGCCAACAAGCTGTTTGGCGGCAGCGACCCGCGCAACCCGGTGGGCAGCGCCCTGGTCGTGCCGGCACGCTGA
- a CDS encoding YfhL family 4Fe-4S dicluster ferredoxin, which translates to MSLKINELCVNCDVCEPACPNQAIAMGETIYVIDPARCTECVGHFDEPQCVVVCPVECIDPDPEIVETEDQLLAKLRQLQHDHPELYAEPPSE; encoded by the coding sequence GTGTCGCTGAAAATCAACGAGCTCTGCGTCAACTGCGACGTATGCGAGCCGGCCTGCCCGAACCAGGCCATTGCGATGGGTGAAACCATCTACGTGATCGACCCTGCGCGCTGCACCGAATGCGTGGGCCATTTCGACGAGCCACAGTGCGTGGTCGTCTGCCCGGTCGAGTGCATCGACCCGGACCCGGAGATCGTGGAAACGGAAGACCAGCTGCTGGCCAAGCTGCGCCAGCTGCAGCACGATCACCCCGAACTCTATGCGGAGCCCCCATCCGAATGA
- a CDS encoding phytase: protein MLAVTLVAGCTPANGNDPAVAKPGAKAMNERAVTTIAEAFLSPMTPADNIDSPAAWRAPDGKLWLIATAKATDKLVVYDGSSGQHLRDVGSSGTAPGQFDRPNGIAVTDDLLWIVERDNHRVQVLSLPDFTPLATFAADDLRKPYGLWVDRRADGYSVYVTDSWDNGEDAQGRDILPPLTELDKRVRQYQVTRDGAKVEAKLVASIGDTTEAGALRVVESIWGDPENDRLLIAEEDEGYASEFKVYTLAGRFTGTTFGRDVFKAQAEGVTLRTCGKDGWWITTEQGKQRSVFHLFDRHTLRPVGAFQGNTVANTDGIWMMQQPSARFPHGALYAVHDDQGVVAFDWESIAKQLALPLECGS from the coding sequence ATGCTGGCCGTGACGTTGGTGGCAGGCTGCACGCCGGCCAACGGCAATGATCCGGCCGTGGCCAAGCCCGGGGCGAAGGCCATGAACGAGCGTGCGGTGACCACCATCGCCGAGGCATTCCTTTCACCGATGACGCCGGCTGACAACATCGATTCGCCTGCCGCCTGGCGTGCACCTGACGGAAAGCTGTGGCTGATCGCCACTGCCAAGGCCACCGACAAGCTGGTGGTCTACGACGGCAGCAGCGGCCAGCACCTGCGCGACGTAGGCAGCAGCGGCACCGCGCCAGGGCAGTTCGATCGCCCAAACGGCATCGCGGTGACCGACGATCTGCTGTGGATCGTGGAGCGCGACAATCACCGCGTGCAGGTGCTGAGCCTGCCGGACTTCACTCCACTGGCGACCTTCGCTGCGGACGATCTGCGCAAGCCGTACGGGCTGTGGGTCGACCGCCGTGCCGATGGCTACAGCGTCTACGTGACCGACTCCTGGGACAACGGCGAGGATGCACAGGGCCGTGACATCCTGCCGCCGCTGACCGAGCTGGACAAGCGCGTGCGCCAGTACCAGGTGACCCGCGATGGCGCGAAGGTCGAAGCGAAGCTTGTGGCCAGCATCGGTGATACCACTGAGGCGGGTGCCCTGCGCGTGGTCGAGTCGATCTGGGGCGACCCCGAGAACGATCGCCTGCTGATCGCCGAAGAGGACGAGGGCTACGCCAGCGAGTTCAAGGTCTACACGCTGGCCGGGCGTTTCACCGGCACCACCTTCGGCCGCGACGTGTTCAAGGCGCAGGCCGAAGGCGTAACCCTGCGCACCTGCGGCAAGGATGGTTGGTGGATCACCACCGAACAGGGCAAGCAGCGCAGCGTGTTCCACCTGTTCGACCGCCACACCCTGAGGCCGGTCGGCGCGTTCCAGGGCAATACCGTGGCCAACACCGATGGCATCTGGATGATGCAGCAGCCCAGCGCGCGCTTCCCGCACGGCGCGTTGTATGCGGTGCATGACGACCAGGGCGTGGTGGCGTTCGACTGGGAGAGCATCGCCAAGCAGTTGGCATTGCCGCTGGAGTGTGGTTCGTGA
- the coaD gene encoding pantetheine-phosphate adenylyltransferase, whose product MTVANRRIAVYPGTFDPITNGHIDLVSRAAPLFEKVVVGVAQSPSKGPALPLEQRVQLARGALGHHGNVEVIGFDTLLAHFVRSVQGGVLLRGLRAVSDFEYEFQMASMNRHLIPEVETLFLTPAEQHSFISSSLVREIARLGGDVSGFVPAAVLEALRKVREAKAAQS is encoded by the coding sequence ATGACCGTGGCCAACCGCCGCATTGCCGTCTATCCCGGCACGTTCGACCCGATCACCAACGGTCATATCGACCTGGTCAGCCGGGCCGCGCCGCTGTTTGAAAAGGTCGTGGTGGGCGTGGCGCAGAGCCCGTCCAAGGGCCCGGCGCTACCGCTGGAGCAGCGCGTGCAGCTGGCGCGTGGCGCACTGGGCCACCATGGCAACGTCGAGGTCATCGGCTTCGACACCCTGCTGGCCCATTTCGTCCGTTCGGTCCAGGGTGGGGTGCTGCTGCGCGGCCTGCGCGCGGTGTCCGACTTCGAGTACGAGTTCCAGATGGCCAGCATGAACCGCCACCTGATCCCCGAGGTCGAGACCCTGTTCCTGACCCCGGCCGAGCAGCACAGCTTCATTTCGTCCTCGCTGGTCCGCGAGATCGCGCGCCTGGGCGGCGACGTGTCCGGCTTCGTGCCGGCCGCGGTGCTCGAAGCCCTGCGCAAGGTCCGCGAAGCGAAGGCGGCACAGTCGTAA
- the upp gene encoding uracil phosphoribosyltransferase, with product MKIVEVRHPLVQHKIGLMRNAALSTKDFRELANELGTLLAYEATADLDTEPHTLPGWAGPVTVQRIAGAKITVVPILRAGLGMLSGVLSLIPAARVSVVGLQRDEETLQPVPYFERLTGRLEERDALILDPMLATGGTLIATIDMLKRAGARRIKGIFLVAAPEGIEAVKAVHPDVEIYTAAIDAQLNDKGYILPGLGDAGDRIFGTRVG from the coding sequence ATGAAGATCGTCGAAGTGCGCCACCCGCTGGTGCAGCACAAGATCGGCCTGATGCGCAACGCTGCGCTCAGCACCAAGGATTTCCGCGAACTGGCCAACGAGCTCGGCACGCTGCTGGCCTACGAGGCCACCGCCGACCTGGACACCGAGCCGCACACCCTGCCCGGCTGGGCCGGCCCGGTCACCGTGCAGCGCATCGCCGGTGCCAAGATCACCGTGGTGCCGATCCTGCGCGCCGGCCTTGGCATGCTCAGCGGCGTGCTGTCGCTGATCCCGGCGGCACGCGTCAGCGTGGTCGGCCTGCAGCGCGATGAGGAAACCCTGCAGCCGGTGCCCTACTTCGAGCGCCTGACCGGCCGCCTGGAAGAACGCGACGCGCTGATCCTGGACCCGATGCTGGCCACCGGCGGCACCCTGATCGCCACCATCGACATGCTCAAGCGTGCCGGCGCCCGCCGCATCAAGGGCATCTTCCTGGTGGCCGCGCCGGAAGGCATCGAAGCAGTCAAGGCCGTGCATCCGGACGTGGAAATCTACACCGCGGCCATCGATGCCCAGCTCAACGACAAGGGCTACATCCTGCCCGGCCTGGGCGATGCCGGTGACCGCATCTTCGGTACCCGCGTCGGCTGA
- a CDS encoding TonB-dependent receptor — MGAAAPLQAAGQQAVAATGAVAADAVDLDRIEVRAQLESQIRAVDLKRSSNAIEDAVSSDALGQYPDKNVAESLQRLPGISVTRDQGEGRYVVVRGLDANLNSVSVDGIAIGTPDNSSRAAPMDVIPSDSTERLRVVKSPTPDMPGDAIGGAILVETASAFDREGRSLRGKIEGSHQQLSGETSPKAAFNYSEVFNDTFGIAAGVNYQKRTFESDNSEVEYGDVSGNKDPTTTRPGEITALNLQNRKYEIERKRIGANLNFDWRPNEDSRYYLRTLYSQFDDAETRQRVIFNFNSADMIATGTDQYRLAGMPKDSIDKRMRYRTKEENTFAASLGGENKLTDAVLDYKIGYTRTEERVDDEIESRFKLNGKAFNGTLDQRSRLPTYTFDNDQWLDNANYKFDRVVAKPKKVDDEERSAQVNIRFDGDNSSYKFGLLGRWRDRDVNVDEASLRVGPAIKLSDWTTGSPEHRHGPMGQGMDSSAMRSYWSQHGGEYSARPQDVGGNAATSLEGDYTAREDVFASYAMGTWDIGALRVIGGVRVENTRFSATGNRVDVAKDGRSYTATRVTASKSYNNVLPGLHLRYDASDDWVFRFAANKTVARPGFGDASPRIGLARNDNEVRLGNPELDPYESTNIDLSVEKYIGDSGILSLGVFHKSIDGYIVQVRQAGADGIYDGLPVVTSINGDKAKVRGAEFNWQQQLSFLPAGWDGLLVGASGTWLDTDFDPGLAKRAGEDFTLPRASKNVYSAHIGYEKYGLSTRVAAVHRSEYLDTLGAGRAFDIYVAPNTQLDFSLDYRFTPRVSMYFEAQNLLDKPLELYQGTRSRTLQMEEYGRTYALGLKVAL, encoded by the coding sequence ATGGGGGCTGCTGCACCACTGCAGGCCGCCGGGCAGCAGGCGGTCGCCGCCACCGGCGCAGTGGCCGCCGATGCGGTCGACCTGGACCGCATTGAAGTGCGCGCCCAGCTTGAATCGCAGATCCGCGCGGTGGACCTCAAGCGCAGCAGCAACGCCATCGAGGATGCGGTGTCGTCCGACGCGCTGGGCCAGTACCCGGACAAGAACGTGGCCGAGTCGCTGCAACGCCTGCCGGGCATCAGCGTGACGCGCGACCAGGGCGAGGGCCGCTACGTGGTCGTGCGCGGACTGGATGCCAACCTCAACAGCGTCAGCGTCGACGGCATCGCCATCGGCACACCGGACAACTCCAGCCGCGCCGCACCGATGGACGTGATCCCGTCCGATTCGACCGAGCGCCTGCGCGTGGTCAAATCGCCGACCCCGGACATGCCGGGCGACGCCATTGGCGGCGCGATCCTGGTCGAGACCGCCTCGGCGTTCGACCGCGAGGGCCGCAGCCTGCGTGGCAAGATCGAAGGCAGCCACCAGCAGCTTTCGGGCGAGACCAGCCCGAAGGCCGCGTTCAACTACAGCGAAGTGTTCAACGACACCTTCGGCATCGCCGCCGGCGTGAACTACCAGAAGCGGACGTTCGAATCGGACAACAGCGAAGTGGAGTACGGTGATGTCAGCGGGAACAAGGATCCGACCACCACCCGCCCGGGCGAAATCACCGCGCTGAACCTGCAGAACCGCAAGTACGAGATCGAGCGCAAGCGCATCGGCGCCAACCTCAATTTCGACTGGCGCCCGAACGAGGACAGCCGTTACTACCTGCGCACGCTGTACAGCCAGTTCGACGATGCCGAAACCCGCCAGCGCGTGATCTTCAACTTCAACAGCGCCGACATGATCGCCACCGGCACCGACCAGTATCGACTTGCCGGCATGCCGAAGGATTCGATCGACAAGCGCATGCGCTACCGGACCAAGGAAGAGAACACCTTCGCCGCCAGCCTGGGTGGCGAGAACAAGCTGACCGACGCGGTACTGGACTACAAGATCGGCTATACCCGCACCGAAGAACGCGTGGACGACGAGATCGAGTCGCGCTTCAAGCTCAACGGCAAGGCCTTCAATGGCACGTTGGACCAGCGCAGCCGCCTGCCCACCTACACCTTCGACAACGACCAGTGGCTGGACAACGCCAACTACAAATTCGACCGTGTGGTGGCCAAGCCGAAGAAGGTGGACGACGAGGAGCGCAGCGCGCAGGTCAACATCCGCTTCGACGGTGACAACAGCAGCTACAAGTTCGGCCTGCTCGGGCGTTGGCGCGACCGTGACGTGAATGTCGATGAAGCGTCGCTGCGCGTGGGTCCGGCGATCAAGCTCAGTGACTGGACCACCGGCTCGCCGGAACATCGCCACGGCCCGATGGGGCAGGGCATGGACTCGTCGGCGATGCGCAGCTACTGGTCGCAGCACGGTGGCGAATACAGCGCGCGTCCGCAGGACGTCGGTGGCAACGCCGCGACGTCTCTGGAAGGCGACTACACCGCGCGCGAAGACGTGTTCGCCAGCTATGCGATGGGCACCTGGGACATCGGTGCGCTGCGCGTGATCGGCGGCGTGCGTGTGGAGAACACCCGCTTCAGCGCCACCGGCAATCGCGTGGACGTGGCCAAGGACGGGCGCTCCTACACCGCGACCCGGGTCACCGCCAGCAAGAGCTACAACAACGTACTGCCGGGCCTGCACCTGCGTTACGACGCCAGCGACGACTGGGTGTTCCGCTTCGCTGCCAACAAGACGGTGGCGCGCCCGGGCTTCGGCGATGCCTCGCCGCGCATCGGCCTGGCCCGCAACGACAATGAAGTGCGCCTGGGCAACCCGGAGCTGGATCCGTACGAGTCGACCAACATCGACCTGTCGGTGGAGAAGTACATCGGCGACAGCGGCATCCTCTCGCTGGGCGTGTTCCACAAGTCGATCGACGGCTACATCGTGCAGGTCCGCCAGGCCGGCGCCGACGGCATCTACGACGGCCTGCCGGTGGTGACCTCGATCAATGGCGACAAGGCCAAGGTGCGCGGCGCCGAATTCAACTGGCAGCAGCAGCTGTCGTTCCTCCCGGCTGGCTGGGATGGCCTGCTGGTGGGTGCCAGCGGCACCTGGCTGGACACTGATTTCGACCCGGGCCTGGCCAAGCGCGCCGGTGAGGACTTCACCCTGCCGCGCGCCTCGAAGAACGTGTACAGCGCGCACATCGGTTACGAGAAGTACGGCCTGAGCACCCGCGTGGCAGCCGTGCACCGCAGCGAGTACCTGGATACCCTTGGTGCCGGCCGTGCCTTCGACATCTACGTAGCGCCGAACACCCAGCTCGACTTCTCGCTTGACTACAGGTTCACTCCGCGCGTGAGCATGTATTTCGAGGCACAGAACCTGCTGGACAAGCCGCTGGAGCTGTACCAGGGCACGCGCTCGCGCACCCTGCAGATGGAAGAATATGGCCGCACCTACGCACTGGGCCTGAAGGTGGCACTGTGA
- the rsmD gene encoding 16S rRNA (guanine(966)-N(2))-methyltransferase RsmD, with amino-acid sequence MSGRGSNDGQVRIIGGRWRNTRLPVPTLPGLRPSSDRVRETLFNWLMPRLGGARVLDLFAGSGALGLEAVSRGAAHAILVERDAQLGRNLTAAVAKLQAADQITVVQADALRWLQGAPAQQADLVFIDPPFADGLWQDVLAQLPRHLAADAWLYLESPAGHVPVLPPDWLLHREGGTREVRFALYRRATATL; translated from the coding sequence GTGAGCGGCCGTGGGAGCAACGACGGCCAGGTCCGCATCATCGGCGGTCGCTGGCGCAATACCCGCCTGCCGGTGCCGACCCTGCCGGGGCTGCGGCCCAGCAGTGACCGCGTGCGCGAGACCCTTTTCAACTGGTTGATGCCCAGACTGGGCGGCGCGCGGGTGCTGGACCTGTTCGCCGGCAGTGGCGCGCTGGGCCTGGAGGCGGTCTCGCGCGGTGCCGCCCACGCCATCCTGGTCGAGCGCGACGCGCAGCTGGGACGCAACCTGACCGCGGCCGTGGCCAAGCTCCAGGCCGCCGACCAGATCACCGTGGTGCAGGCCGATGCCCTGCGCTGGCTGCAGGGCGCACCCGCGCAGCAGGCCGATCTGGTCTTCATCGACCCGCCGTTCGCCGATGGCCTGTGGCAGGACGTGCTGGCGCAGCTGCCGCGGCACCTGGCCGCCGATGCCTGGCTGTACCTGGAATCGCCGGCCGGCCACGTGCCGGTGCTGCCGCCGGACTGGCTGCTGCACCGCGAGGGCGGTACCCGCGAGGTGCGCTTTGCCCTGTACCGCCGCGCCACTGCTACACTTTGA
- a CDS encoding SRPBCC family protein, producing MAVDAGNNPETDLVISRVLNAPRAALWRAWTDPELLRQWWCPKPWSTEVRAFDLRPGGAFHTFMQGPDGGSSDNPGSFLEIVPQQRLVFTSMLGPGWRPQSPWLGFTAIISMEDEGQGCRYTAQVMHPDKALRDQHEQMGFFDGWNTVIGQLEAFAAGL from the coding sequence ATGGCCGTAGACGCAGGTAACAACCCCGAGACCGATCTGGTCATCAGTCGCGTACTGAACGCACCGCGCGCCGCCCTGTGGCGGGCGTGGACCGACCCGGAGCTGCTGCGCCAGTGGTGGTGCCCGAAGCCGTGGTCCACCGAAGTGCGTGCCTTCGACCTGCGCCCGGGCGGCGCCTTCCACACCTTCATGCAGGGCCCCGACGGCGGCAGCAGTGACAACCCGGGCAGCTTTCTGGAGATCGTGCCGCAGCAGCGTCTGGTGTTCACCTCGATGCTGGGACCGGGTTGGCGGCCGCAGTCACCGTGGCTGGGCTTCACCGCCATCATCTCGATGGAGGATGAGGGCCAGGGCTGTCGTTACACCGCGCAGGTGATGCACCCGGACAAGGCCCTGCGCGACCAGCATGAGCAGATGGGCTTCTTCGACGGCTGGAACACCGTCATCGGCCAGCTGGAAGCGTTCGCGGCCGGCCTGTAG